The genomic stretch CCCAGCTCATGTGGGTTCCCAAAGAAGAAATGGTAAATAATGCTCTTACATTGACCAAAATGGAACTGGCATGGCAGGTTAAGCTTGTGCCAAAAACAGCTTCCGATTACTGGATGGTTAATGTGAATGCATCAGACAACCGCATACTGGGTATGGATAACTATACCGATTACTGCGATTGGGGAAATCCTTTTACTGCAAATGCAGGTGTTAAATACCCTGAATTCTTATATGGTAACCTGGTTTCAGCAAAAACAGAAAATGCTTTATTTGATTTCAAGAAAGTTTCTGAGGATCCCAATATTATTACAACTGCTACTTACCGGGTAATTCCTTTCCCTGCAGAAGCGCCCAGTTTCCCGAATGGTGCTCATGCTTTAAGGACCGACCCCTGGTTAGCAGCACCGGGAAATGCCACTTCTTTAAAATGGCATACCGGCACAGCTGGTACAGATTATTCATATAGCCGCGGTAACAACGTTTGGGCATATGAAGACCGTACCGCACCAACCAATACAGGTTCACAGGCTAAATCGGCTAACTCAACTACAGCCCTTCCAAACCTGACCTTTGATTTTACTCCCGATTATACACAGCCTCCTACGCAAACTGCCCCGGTTCCAAACCAGCAGTTTAATATCACCAACCTGTTTTACTGGAATAACGTTATTCACGACGTTATGTATATATATGGTTTCAACGAGGTGACAGGTAATTTCCAGGACGATAACCAGGGACGTGGTGGTTTAGGAAATGACCACGTGAATGCAGAAGCCCAGGACATCGGTGGTACCAATAACGCAAACTTTGCTACCCCTGCCGACGGAACAAGTGGCCGTATGCAGATGTATCTATGGACCCTGTCTACCCCTCAAAGGGATGGTGACGTGGATAATGGGATCATTGTGCATGAATTCGGACATGGTATCAGCAACCGTTTTACCGGTGGACCCGCCAACTCAGGTTGTTTGGGCAATGCCGAACAAATGGGTGAGGGATGGAGTGATTATTATGGTTTGATGTTTACCCAGAACTGGGCAACATCAGTACTGACTACCGGTTTCACTTCTCCAAGAGGTATCGGTACCTATGCGCTGAACCAGCCTCCAACAGGTTTGGGTATCCGCTCTCAGCGTTATTGCACCGACTTTACCATTAACAATAAAGTATATGCAGCTTCCATACCTGCTGCCCCGCATGACAGGGGTGAGATATGGTGCGCCACTTTATGGGATATGACCTGGAACATCATCAACCAGGTTGGTACCATTAATGCAAACTTATACGACCTGGCCGGTGGCGGTGGTAATAATATTGCCCTGAAACTGGTTACAGAAGGTTTGCGGTTGCAGCAGTGCAGTCCCGGTTTCATCAGTGGAAGGAATGCGATCCTGCAGGCCGACCAGACATTATATGGCGGTGCTTACAGCTGCGCCATCTGGGAAGCATTCCGCAGAAGGGGTATGGGTGCCTTCGCATCAGAGGGTTCAACCAGCAGTGTAACCGACCAGACACCTGACTTTACTGCTCCTTCTACCCTGAATGCCACTGCCAGTGCAGCCACCATTCCGGAAACACAGAACATCGTTTATACAAATGCGGTGACTGCCTGCGGTACTGTAAGTAACTATACACTACGCGATACCTTACCTACCAACGTTACTTATGTGAGTGGTGGTACGTATGATGCCCCGAACAGGGTGGTCAGCTTTGCCGTTAACCAGGGTGCAGGTACTACCAACTATCCGTTTACAGTGAATGTAAATGCAGGTAGCTACTTCCCGCCATCTACATTAATTAATGAGCCCGTTGCCGGTGCAGGTATTCCTGCTTCCTGGACAACAACTGCTCCGCTCGGAACAGTTTGGACCGTTACCAATACACAGAGCAACAGTGCTCCTAACTCTTTCTATGTTCAGAACCTGGCTGCCGATGGCGACCAGCGGCTGGAAACAACTTCTTCCATTGCCATACCGCTTAACTCTTATGCAAGACTGAGTTTCTGGCACAGGTGGAATACCGAAGACGGATGGGATGGTGGTGTAGTGGAAATAAGCACCAACGGCGGTACCACTTGGTCTGATCTTGGATCAAATGCCGTTCAGAATGGATACAACGGCGCATTGGGTGTTTCTCCCAATAACCCGATCGGTGGCAGGGCTGCTTTCACAGGTCTTCAAACGCCATTTATAAATACCGTTATCAGCCTGGCTCCGTATGCAGGACAATCTGTTAAGATCCGTTTCCGCTTTGGATCAGATAATAATACAGGTGCACCAACTTCACCAGGCGGATGGTGGGTTGATGACGTAGTGCTGAACGTAGTGGCTGCTGTGAACATGCGCTCAAGCCTGTTCAATGCTACCAACGTACGGGTATCATTTAAAGACATGGTCACTGAGATAACTCAATTGGTAGCTTGTCAGGCTGTGATCAATCAGCACCCGATCAATGCTGCTTCTTGTGCAGGTTCTACAGCTACATTCACCTGCGTGGGTACAGCTACAGGCGGGGTAACCTACCAGTGGCAGGAAAGCACCAACAGGGCTGGCGGTCCGTGGAATAACCTTACCAATGCTGCTCCTTATTCTGGTGTTACAACTTCCACCTGACCGTCAACCCAACCGCAGTTGGTATGAATAACTACCAATACCGTTGTGTGGTTACCGGTACATGTCCTCCGGATGCTACCAGTACACCGGCTACATTAACCGTTGCTGCTGCTTCAGTAGGTGGAACGGTTAACCCGGCAAACACATCTGTTTGCGGTGTAACCAATAGCGGAACATTGACCTTAACCGGTCATGTTGGTTCTGTGATCCGTTGGGAGTCTGCAACAAACATTGCAGGTCCGTGGACAGCCATAGTTAATACATCAACAACATTAACGTACACGAACCTTACCCAGACAACCTATTTCCGTGCGGTGGTTCAGTTTGCAGGTTGCGCTTCGGCCAACTCATCCATTTCAACAGTTACATTCAATGCTTCATTGCCTTTGGTGATCGTAGCGGTGCCAGGCACCACACTTTGCCAGGGAGATCCTGCAGCGTTGACTGTTTATGAAAGTACAGGTTTTGCCAACGTAACACTCACCCAGTCCACTTCACTTGCCGTTACATCCCTGAACTCAGTTTCATGTAACGCTGGTGGATTGCATACGGATAACAGTTACTGGAGGGCTTACAACCTGGCAACCATGGGTCTTCCCGGTCCGGTAACCATCAACAATGTTACTTTCGGTATCGAAAGGGCAGCGGGTGGTGTTCAACCAGTGACCGTAAGGTTATGGACAAGCGCCGGTGCATTCCCCGGTGGGGTTCGTACCCTGGTAGGAAGCCAGACATTTAATATACCTAACCAGAACTTGTCCATCTTTACGGGTGCATTTGCTACCCCGGTAACTGTACCAAATACAGCCATCCTGGTAGTTGAATTGTTCACTCCAAGCGGACAGGCTACGGGCAGGTCATTCTTTATTGGTAGTAATGCTGCAGCTCAAACAGGCCCAAGCTATATCTCGGCTGCTGCTTGCGGAGTTGCTGCTCCTACAGACCTTGCTGCAATTGGATTCCCCAATATGCACATTATACTGAACCTTTCCGGCACAACACTGGGAGCTCTTACTCCGATCACAACAGGTACATTCCTTTGGACCCCTGCTGCCGGTTTAAGTTCAACTACAACAAACCCGGTTGCTGCATCTCCGGCTACAACAACCACGTATACCGTTAACCACGACAATGGTGCCGGTTGCGTAAGGCAGGCTAACATCACGATCAATGTGAACGTCCGCCCGGCTGTTACAAGCCATCCAACCAATGTTACCGCTTGTGCCACCACGGTTGCAACCTTCACGGTTGCTGGTGTAGGTACAGGCCTTACATACCAGTGGCAGGAAAGTACCAATGGTGGAACCACCTGGAACAACCTTGCCAATACAGCGCCTTACTCAGGTGTAAATACAGCCACACTGACCATTAACCCGGCTACAGTGGCAATGAACAACTACCAATACCGTTGTGTATTGTCTGGTACTTGTCCTCCGTTGACACCTCCGGGTACTGCAAACATTTCCAATCCGGCGATCCTTAACGTGAATGCATTACCTGTGGTGACTGTAACACCGGCAACGGGTTGCGGTGGCGTGGCAGGCATCAACGGCTTGTTACTGACAGCCAGCGGTGCATCTACGTATACCTGGGCACCACTCACTGGTTTGTATACCAATGCAACGGCTACCACAGCATACACAGGAGGTAATACCCCAACTGTTTACGCTGCACCAACGGCTTACACTGCATATACCGTAACGGGTACAGCAGCCGGTACAGGTTGCATCAATACAGCTGTAGCGTTGATCAACTATACGCCACCAGCTCCGAATGTTACACCAACATCCGTAACGATGTGCTTAGGAGATCCGGCCGTACGGTTGACCAGTTCAACATCCAGCAATACATCTGTTCAGTTCTGTTCCGGAACGGTTAACATACCGATCCCTGATAACAGCCAGGCCGGAGCCAGCAGCAACATAACCGTTTCTGGTATTCCTGCATCCTGTAACATATCAGCAATGTCTGTTACCTGGAACATGCCGCATACCTGGAATGGGGATATGGTTGTTGTGCTGAAAGCGCCCAATGGGCAGGTACTGAACCTTGATTATTATTTATCAGCTACCGGCGGGGCCGGAGCAACAACAGGCTTTGTGAATACCACAGTAAGTTCAGCAGGAACAGCAGCGCTAAGCTCTGGCAGCGGAACCTATACCGGAACATTCAGGGCCGATGCCCGTACAGCAGCGCAGGCGCCATTCGGACCTCCGGGCCCAACGGCTTTCCTGCCAACAACAGCCAACTGGTCATCGCTGTATTCTGTTCCCAACGGAACGTATACCCTGGCCATGTATGATGGTGGTCCTGCCGACCTGGGTACTTTGACCTCCTGGTGTCTGAACATCACGTATACCTGTGGTGTTCCTGCAACACGGGCAGTATGGACGCCGAATGGTGTTGGTTCAGGCTTGTTCACTGATGCAGCTGCAACTATTGCATACACTGGTACACCAACAGATACGGTATGGACAAGGCCCACACCATCTGGTGTATATCCTTACCAGGTAACTGTACAGAGCTTATCACCTCCACCGGCTGTGGTTACAACACCAATGGCAGGCGGTAACGGTAATAACCTGGTTGCCTTTAATGTTCGGAACAATAATGGATACGCAGTTAACTTCAGCAGCATATCAAGCAATAGCTTTGGTTCAGGTGCAATTGCTGCAAGGGTATTCTATAAGCCATTACCGATTGCGGGTAACCCGGGTCCGATCAGTGCAGCCAATGGCTGGATACAATTCGGCTCTGGTAACTTCACCGTTGCAGCCGGAACATTGAACCAGCTGATGACAGGCTTAACGCTTTCGATCCCTTCAGGTGCCACTTATGGTATCGCCCTGGATTTCACGGGAGCAACCTTCCCTGCTTATACCAATGGTGCCGCTACAACGGTAACCTACAGTGCCGGCGGATGTGATATCATCACCGGTGGTAATGTTGGATGGGGTGGCCCTGCTGCTCCGGCACAACCGGTGAACAACCCAAGGAACTTCAATGGTTCTGTAAGTTTCACAGCCAGTTTCCCTCCATGTACCTCACCAGCCAGAACGGTGGTGGTAACTGTTAACCAGCCAACAAGCGTAACAACGCAGCCGGTTAGCCAGACCATCTGTACCGATAAGGTTGCAACCTTTACTGTTGCAGCCGGCGGAACTGGTCCGTTCACCTACAGGTGGCAGGTAAGTTCCGACAATGGTAATACATGGGCGAATGTGAACAATGGTGGTGTTTATGCAGGTGCAACATCTGCTACACTTACCATCACAGCGCCACCGGTAAGCATGAGCGGGTACTTCTACCGTTGTGTAATAACAGGTGCTGCACCTTGTGCAAGCGTAAATTCATTCCAGGCCCGCTTAACGGTTAATCCGTTGCCGGTTGTGGTGATCAGCGCTGCACCATACACAGCCCTGTTCCCGGGTTTGAGAACAACCATCACATCAACAGTAGGCCCGAACGCAGCCCAGACCTATACCTGGTTGCGCAATGGCGCTGTAGTGGCCGGTGCCAATACAGGAATACTGAATGTAGATGTGGATGGACTGGGAGATTACCGGTTAAACGTTATAGACGTTAACGGATGTACCAGCACTTCCAACACTATTTCCATCAGGGATTCAGTAAGCGGAAGGTGCTTCATCTATCCAAACCCGACCAGTGGTCAGTTCCAGGTTAGGTACTACAGTGTAGCTAACAACGTGTTGCCAAGGTCATTGACCGTATATGACGCAAAAGGCGACCGTATCCTGACACAGTTCTACACCATCGGCCGTCCTTACGACCGGATGGATGTTGACCTGCGGAAGAGCGGAAAAGGCCTGTACTGGGTTGAGATCGGTGACATGAACGGTAACCGTTTGACCATGTGCCGTGTTATAGTTCAATAATCAGTTAATCCTGATATAGATCTTAAGTCCCCCGGTTTACCGGGGGACTTTTTTTTTAAAAAGGGTCAATTTTATAGTAATTACCCGGATGCCTGGAATTATAGCCATAAACAGCGTAAACGGTTGCCTGTTTTGAACCCGGGGTTAAGTAAGTCTTACCCGGTAATAAAAAGCAGGTTTGGGTTTTAAAAAGAATTTTTGTACATTTAGTTTAGCTGACCCCGTTATCTTCACTTATCCCATCCCTATTGAATAGTGTCCATCCTATGTACCAGTCATATTCATTATGATCATTTTATTATTATAACTAAAACTGGCTTAAATGAAAAATTTTTTCATCATTATTCTGATGTTGGTTATTGGATCAGCAGCAGAATCTCAGACACCGCAATTTTATAACCGGTTGCCCACGGCGGGAGCGAATGTTTTTCCCTTCAACACCAATCCTGGAACCGGCAAAAAAGTACAGTGGGCCATCGCTGCCGGGGAATTCAACCAGCCAGGACCAGCTCCTGCCGGGAATAATATAACCGCTATCTGGTTCCGGCCAAATGCTGCATGCAATGCAACCTATACAAACCTTACGATCCGTTTAGCAACGGTTTCAACTTCTACATTTATTCCGGGTATCGGTCAATGGTATACCGGACCGATGGTAACTGTACGGTCACAGAACACAACGATCTTCACCAGCCGCACTCACCTGGACCAGTATTCCGCTGACAACCCCGTTTCCGTATGACCCGACCATGAACCTGATCATAGAAGTGTCTCAGTGTGGTTTTACAGGAACGGGTTTCAATATCAACCAGGACGTTATTGACGTTGCACCAAACTACCGGCGGCAATACAGTGATGCTTCGTCGGTTTGCGGCGTAACAGTTTTGCCAACCGGGGGACAGTTCAATGTTCCGGCTATCGGCCTGGATCTTGCTCCGGCTGGCTGTACGAATACAACGTCCAACGGATCAGCCACCATCAATACAGCCGGGAATGTAGTGACTATATCTGCCTGTAATTTTGCGGGTGATTACTCCACCATCAACGGGGCTGTGAACGGGCAGACACTCCGGTTTACGAGCAGTGTTGCCACCGATTTCATCACGGTGCGTTCCGGCACTCCCAATGGTCCTTTGCTGGCTTCTGGTACCACGCCGCTTGTTTTTGCCAACACATTCACCGGTACTATTTATGCGCATTGGAATACAGCAGGATGCGGCACCCAGAACACCTGCCGTACCACCACCGTGCAATGTACCAATTGCGGAACAACACCATGTACCATCACCAGAACTTCCGCTGCAGGAACCGATAACCAAACGGTTTGCCAGGGCGGCCCGATAACTAATATTACGTATAACACCACCATTGCTTCGGGTGCCACATTCAGCGGCCTGCCTCCCGGTGTAACGGGCAATATGACGGGCAGTGTAATAACCATCAGTGGCGTACCTACTGCTACCGGTGTTTTAAACTATACAGTAACCCTCGTCGGTTGTCCGGCACCAACTACTACGGCCACCGGTACCATCACGGTAAATGCTGCTGCACCGATATCGGTGGTTGCCGTTCCCAGAACAACCTTATGCGCCGGAGATCCTACATTACTAACCATAATGGAAACAAATGGTCCACCGGTACCATCTACTATTGCCATAACAGAATTCCTTAACAATAATGCAAATGCCACTATATTATTCAACTTCCGGAATAACAATGCCACCGCAGTAACTATAACAGGCATTGAGAGTATTTGCAGTACTTCAGGACTGAAGAGTGTCTCTGCTTTATACAAGACATCTCCGATCAATGGTGCACCCGGTGCACTCAATGCTGGTAATGGTTGGAACCAGTTCGGTTCTGCTGTTATCACAGGCATTGGGAATACCACCACCACCACTACGCAGCCATTTATGACCGGTTTAACCCTTGTGGTTCCACCGGGAGCTACCTATGGTATTTGTGTACAGGCGGTGAACCAGGGAACAACAACCGCTGCCCAGCGATACAGTTCTATTGCTGCGGGAACCTATACTTTTTCTGCTGGTGGTTGTGATATCGTTACGGGTACCAATATCGGATACGGTGGTGTTGCCATACCAGGTGCACCTACCTTTACGCCCAGGGGATTCCTGGGTAAAGTAACCGTACTTTCCGGAGGTGCCCTTGTACCAATAACAACCGGAACATACTTATGGAGTCCTGCAGCCGGCCTGAGTTCAACAACAACAAACCCCACAGCTGCTTCACCTGCAGCTACCACAACATACACCGTTAATCATAATAACGGGGCCGGTTGTGTACGCCAGGCCAATATAACCATAACGGTCAATAACCGTCCGGAAGTGACCACACAGCCAGCCAATGCGAGTGCCTGTGCGGGCGGTACTGTCAGCTTTACCGTTGCAGGTACTGGTGCAGGCCTTACTTATCAATGGCAGGAGAGTACCAACGGCGGTGTTTCCTATAGTAATTTAGCCAATGCGGCACCCTATTCGGGCGTTACCACGGCAACCCTTACCATCAACCCGGTAAGTGCTGCAATGAATAATTACCGGTATCGTTGTGTATTAACCGGTACCTGTGCTGCAATTGGTACAGCAAACATTTCCAATGGGGCCATCCTCACGGCGAATGCCCTGCCGACCGTAACGGTTACACCTGCAAGTGGTTGCGGTGGCGTGGCAGGTATCAATGGTCTGCTGCTTACAGCCAGCGGTGCTACTACGTATACCTGGGCACCATTTACCGGATTGTATACCAATGCAACGGCTACCACACCGTATACAGGCGGTAATGCAGCAACGGTATATGCTGCACCAACGGCTTATACCGTGTATACGGTTACAGGCATTAATTCAACAACAGGGTGCAGCAATACCGCTTCAGCCCAGATAAACTATACACCACCTGCACCAACGGTTACCCCGGTATCCGTAACGATGTGTTTGGGCGACCCTGCTGTAAAATTGAAGAGTTCTTCCTCACAACAGTTCAGCGCTTCATTTGCTTCGGGTGCGGTTAATGTAACCATTCCGGACGGACCGACCCTCCCGCCGGTCCCCACTTCATACCCTGCTGTTGTTTCCAATATAACGGCTTCCGGTATTCCTGCAGGGGCAATCATTGCTGCTGTCAGGGTCCGGTTCAATATTACCCATGCTTATGTCAGTGATCTTGTGATTGCATTAAAAGCGCCAAACGGCCAGGTGATTAACCTGTGTGCCCTGGCTAACTTCGCAAATCCTGCAGGAGCTAATTTCACCAACACAACATTTAGCTCTGCGAGTACAACAACCATAGCACCACCTTATACCGGAACCTACAAGGCAGACCTGGCAGGTGCCACCTTTACGGCATTTGGATTTACATTCCCTGGTGGTCCCGTTGGGTATGTTCCAACAGCCAATGCGTGGAGCAGTCTGTATTCCACACCGAATGGCGTTTGGTCGGTAGGCCTCTATGATGCAGGCGCTCCCGATGGAGGTGTATTTAACAATTGGTCATTGGAAATAGATTATATAGTTGGTGTACCGGCAACCCCGGCGGTATGGACACCGGCTGCCGGATTATTCTCCGATGCAGCTGCCCTTATACCCTATGTGGCAGGTACGGAAGTGGATTCTGTTTGGACAAGGCCCACACCTTCCGGTGTATATAATTACCAGGCCACGGTTAAGAGTCTGCCTTTGTCCGGAACGATCCCATTACCGGCACAGGCAGCAACCTTTACCGGTAATGTAAGGGGATACTGGTTTACGGCACCAAGTTCATTTACCATGACTTCATTGTATGTTCCAACCGATGCATCTTCCGCTAACCAGAATATTGCTGTTATCCGGTTTAACCCGGCTACGCCACCTCCTGCATTCCCGGGTACAACCAATGCTTTTACCACTTTGTTCTTAACACAGAATAATGGCAGCGGTGCACCCATACCCGTTAATATTCCGATAAATGCGGGAGATGTGATCGGTATTTTGGGCAACCGCGGTAATGTTAATTCCTATGGACCCACTGGTCCTTCCACGACCAACATCAACGGGATTCCGGTAACATTAACCCGGATGGGCATGCAGTTCCAATTAGCCACCACGGCGCCCCAGGCCATTTGGCAGGAACCTGCCTTTGCCATTTCCAGGGTGTTTTTCAGTTATGGTCTTCCTGTTCCACAATGTACATCACCGGCCAGAACGGTGGTGGTAACTGTTAACGAACCTACAAGCGTAACAGCGCAGCCGGTTAACCAGACCATCTGTACCGATAAGGTAGCAACCTTTACCGTTGCAGCAGGAGGTACTGGTCCGTTCAGCTACAGGTGGCAGGTAAGTACCGATGGCGGTAATGTGTTTAACAATATATCAAACGGCGGTGTTTATGCCGGCGCTACAACTACTACTTTAACGGTTACGGCACCCCCGGTAAGCATGAACGGTTATTTCTACCGTTGTGTAATAACCGGCGCTGCACCATGTACAGCTGCTACATCGTTTAAAGTGGAATTAAGGGTTAATCCATTGCCAACGGTGGTCATATCTGCTAGTCCTTATACCAGGCTGATGCCGGGATTGCGCACAACATTGTCATCAACGGTAACCCCGAGCCCGGCTCAGACCTATACCTGGTTGCGCAACGGTGCTGCCGTGGCAGGTGCCAACAGCGGCACACTCAACCTGGATGTGGATGGTATGGGTGATTACAGGCTTACTGTTACAGATGTGAATGGTTGTACGAATAATTCCAACACCATTTCCATCCTGGATTCAGTCAGCGGAAAGTGCTTCATCTATCCAAACCCAACCAGTGGTCAGTTCCAGGTGAGGTACCATAGTGTAGCGAACAATGTGTTGCCTAGGTCATTGACCGTATATGACGCACAAGGCAACCGGATCCTGACACAGTTCTATACCATCGGCCGACCTTACGACCGGATGGATGTTGACCTGCGGAAGAGCGGGAAAGGAATGTACTGGGTTGAGATCGGTGACATGAACGGTAACCGTTTGACCATGTGCCGTGTTGTGATTCAATAACCGGAGACTAACAATCATAAAAATCCCCCGGGGTATTCCGGGGGATTTTTTTATTCAATAGGTTCCGGGGGTCATTTATACTCTCCGAAGATCTTTCTCAGCTCATCGGCTATCTCACCCAGCGTACAGTATTGTTCTACGGCTTCTAAAACAGCAGGCATCAGGTTTTTTCCATCAACTGCATACGCATTCAGTTTTTTTAAAGCGGCAGAAACCTGTTGAGCATCCCTTCGCTGTTTCAGTGATCTTAACTTTTCGGTCTGAACCTGCTGAACGCTCTCATCAATTCTTAAAACGGGGATCGAACCGGTCTCTTCATTCTGGAATTTATTCACACCAACAATTATCTTTTCGCCGCTTTCGATCTGCCGTTGATATTCGTATGCGCTTCT from Chitinophagaceae bacterium encodes the following:
- a CDS encoding proprotein convertase P-domain-containing protein, which produces MNLIIEVSQCGFTGTGFNINQDVIDVAPNYRRQYSDASSVCGVTVLPTGGQFNVPAIGLDLAPAGCTNTTSNGSATINTAGNVVTISACNFAGDYSTINGAVNGQTLRFTSSVATDFITVRSGTPNGPLLASGTTPLVFANTFTGTIYAHWNTAGCGTQNTCRTTTVQCTNCGTTPCTITRTSAAGTDNQTVCQGGPITNITYNTTIASGATFSGLPPGVTGNMTGSVITISGVPTATGVLNYTVTLVGCPAPTTTATGTITVNAAAPISVVAVPRTTLCAGDPTLLTIMETNGPPVPSTIAITEFLNNNANATILFNFRNNNATAVTITGIESICSTSGLKSVSALYKTSPINGAPGALNAGNGWNQFGSAVITGIGNTTTTTTQPFMTGLTLVVPPGATYGICVQAVNQGTTTAAQRYSSIAAGTYTFSAGGCDIVTGTNIGYGGVAIPGAPTFTPRGFLGKVTVLSGGALVPITTGTYLWSPAAGLSSTTTNPTAASPAATTTYTVNHNNGAGCVRQANITITVNNRPEVTTQPANASACAGGTVSFTVAGTGAGLTYQWQESTNGGVSYSNLANAAPYSGVTTATLTINPVSAAMNNYRYRCVLTGTCAAIGTANISNGAILTANALPTVTVTPASGCGGVAGINGLLLTASGATTYTWAPFTGLYTNATATTPYTGGNAATVYAAPTAYTVYTVTGINSTTGCSNTASAQINYTPPAPTVTPVSVTMCLGDPAVKLKSSSSQQFSASFASGAVNVTIPDGPTLPPVPTSYPAVVSNITASGIPAGAIIAAVRVRFNITHAYVSDLVIALKAPNGQVINLCALANFANPAGANFTNTTFSSASTTTIAPPYTGTYKADLAGATFTAFGFTFPGGPVGYVPTANAWSSLYSTPNGVWSVGLYDAGAPDGGVFNNWSLEIDYIVGVPATPAVWTPAAGLFSDAAALIPYVAGTEVDSVWTRPTPSGVYNYQATVKSLPLSGTIPLPAQAATFTGNVRGYWFTAPSSFTMTSLYVPTDASSANQNIAVIRFNPATPPPAFPGTTNAFTTLFLTQNNGSGAPIPVNIPINAGDVIGILGNRGNVNSYGPTGPSTTNINGIPVTLTRMGMQFQLATTAPQAIWQEPAFAISRVFFSYGLPVPQCTSPARTVVVTVNEPTSVTAQPVNQTICTDKVATFTVAAGGTGPFSYRWQVSTDGGNVFNNISNGGVYAGATTTTLTVTAPPVSMNGYFYRCVITGAAPCTAATSFKVELRVNPLPTVVISASPYTRLMPGLRTTLSSTVTPSPAQTYTWLRNGAAVAGANSGTLNLDVDGMGDYRLTVTDVNGCTNNSNTISILDSVSGKCFIYPNPTSGQFQVRYHSVANNVLPRSLTVYDAQGNRILTQFYTIGRPYDRMDVDLRKSGKGMYWVEIGDMNGNRLTMCRVVIQ
- a CDS encoding T9SS type A sorting domain-containing protein, producing MNNYQYRCVVTGTCPPDATSTPATLTVAAASVGGTVNPANTSVCGVTNSGTLTLTGHVGSVIRWESATNIAGPWTAIVNTSTTLTYTNLTQTTYFRAVVQFAGCASANSSISTVTFNASLPLVIVAVPGTTLCQGDPAALTVYESTGFANVTLTQSTSLAVTSLNSVSCNAGGLHTDNSYWRAYNLATMGLPGPVTINNVTFGIERAAGGVQPVTVRLWTSAGAFPGGVRTLVGSQTFNIPNQNLSIFTGAFATPVTVPNTAILVVELFTPSGQATGRSFFIGSNAAAQTGPSYISAAACGVAAPTDLAAIGFPNMHIILNLSGTTLGALTPITTGTFLWTPAAGLSSTTTNPVAASPATTTTYTVNHDNGAGCVRQANITINVNVRPAVTSHPTNVTACATTVATFTVAGVGTGLTYQWQESTNGGTTWNNLANTAPYSGVNTATLTINPATVAMNNYQYRCVLSGTCPPLTPPGTANISNPAILNVNALPVVTVTPATGCGGVAGINGLLLTASGASTYTWAPLTGLYTNATATTAYTGGNTPTVYAAPTAYTAYTVTGTAAGTGCINTAVALINYTPPAPNVTPTSVTMCLGDPAVRLTSSTSSNTSVQFCSGTVNIPIPDNSQAGASSNITVSGIPASCNISAMSVTWNMPHTWNGDMVVVLKAPNGQVLNLDYYLSATGGAGATTGFVNTTVSSAGTAALSSGSGTYTGTFRADARTAAQAPFGPPGPTAFLPTTANWSSLYSVPNGTYTLAMYDGGPADLGTLTSWCLNITYTCGVPATRAVWTPNGVGSGLFTDAAATIAYTGTPTDTVWTRPTPSGVYPYQVTVQSLSPPPAVVTTPMAGGNGNNLVAFNVRNNNGYAVNFSSISSNSFGSGAIAARVFYKPLPIAGNPGPISAANGWIQFGSGNFTVAAGTLNQLMTGLTLSIPSGATYGIALDFTGATFPAYTNGAATTVTYSAGGCDIITGGNVGWGGPAAPAQPVNNPRNFNGSVSFTASFPPCTSPARTVVVTVNQPTSVTTQPVSQTICTDKVATFTVAAGGTGPFTYRWQVSSDNGNTWANVNNGGVYAGATSATLTITAPPVSMSGYFYRCVITGAAPCASVNSFQARLTVNPLPVVVISAAPYTALFPGLRTTITSTVGPNAAQTYTWLRNGAVVAGANTGILNVDVDGLGDYRLNVIDVNGCTSTSNTISIRDSVSGRCFIYPNPTSGQFQVRYYSVANNVLPRSLTVYDAKGDRILTQFYTIGRPYDRMDVDLRKSGKGLYWVEIGDMNGNRLTMCRVIVQ
- a CDS encoding M36 family metallopeptidase produces the protein MKKLLLFLIPLLFSVFTINAQFSNPENDAAMQLVGAHKDALRLSADDLSNVMVSSTYQDNATGIRMVYLNQTYKGIPVLNQMLVLAFKNGKLVSNAGKFNHSMEKFTIGKTAMPSVSAQSAVQSALSDRGMRPSQMAVALRTKDNGRSVEFSDMGVSRENITAQLMWVPKEEMVNNALTLTKMELAWQVKLVPKTASDYWMVNVNASDNRILGMDNYTDYCDWGNPFTANAGVKYPEFLYGNLVSAKTENALFDFKKVSEDPNIITTATYRVIPFPAEAPSFPNGAHALRTDPWLAAPGNATSLKWHTGTAGTDYSYSRGNNVWAYEDRTAPTNTGSQAKSANSTTALPNLTFDFTPDYTQPPTQTAPVPNQQFNITNLFYWNNVIHDVMYIYGFNEVTGNFQDDNQGRGGLGNDHVNAEAQDIGGTNNANFATPADGTSGRMQMYLWTLSTPQRDGDVDNGIIVHEFGHGISNRFTGGPANSGCLGNAEQMGEGWSDYYGLMFTQNWATSVLTTGFTSPRGIGTYALNQPPTGLGIRSQRYCTDFTINNKVYAASIPAAPHDRGEIWCATLWDMTWNIINQVGTINANLYDLAGGGGNNIALKLVTEGLRLQQCSPGFISGRNAILQADQTLYGGAYSCAIWEAFRRRGMGAFASEGSTSSVTDQTPDFTAPSTLNATASAATIPETQNIVYTNAVTACGTVSNYTLRDTLPTNVTYVSGGTYDAPNRVVSFAVNQGAGTTNYPFTVNVNAGSYFPPSTLINEPVAGAGIPASWTTTAPLGTVWTVTNTQSNSAPNSFYVQNLAADGDQRLETTSSIAIPLNSYARLSFWHRWNTEDGWDGGVVEISTNGGTTWSDLGSNAVQNGYNGALGVSPNNPIGGRAAFTGLQTPFINTVISLAPYAGQSVKIRFRFGSDNNTGAPTSPGGWWVDDVVLNVVAAVNMRSSLFNATNVRVSFKDMVTEITQLVACQAVINQHPINAASCAGSTATFTCVGTATGGVTYQWQESTNRAGGPWNNLTNAAPYSGVTTST